One genomic window of Caloranaerobacter ferrireducens includes the following:
- a CDS encoding PLP-dependent aminotransferase family protein, with product MALNYAKRMENIKASEIRELLKLTEKPEIISFAGGLPAPELFPVEEMKEITREVLEEEGERVLQYGTTEGYTPLRKKIAERMAKVGVNVTYENILITSGSQQGLDFTGKIFLDPGDVVICESPSYLGAINAFKAYQCNFAEVPTDDDGMIIEELEKILEKTERAKFIYVIPDFQNPSGRTWSIERRKRLIEVANKYNLPIIEDNPYGELRFEGERPPAIKHFDTEGRVIFLGTFSKTFCPGLRLGWTCADTEVLQKYILVKQGADLQTSTIAQRELNKFLEKYDLDEYIDKIKEVYKRRRDLMLNTMKEEFPEGIKYTYPEGGLFTWVELPEHINTRELLEKAVEKNVAFVPGGSFFPNGGHENTMRLNYSNMDEERIVIGIKRLAEAIKEML from the coding sequence ATGGCATTAAATTATGCAAAGCGCATGGAAAATATTAAAGCTTCTGAGATACGTGAATTATTAAAGCTTACAGAAAAACCAGAAATTATTTCATTTGCAGGCGGATTACCTGCACCAGAATTATTCCCTGTTGAAGAAATGAAGGAAATAACAAGAGAAGTTTTAGAAGAAGAAGGAGAAAGAGTATTACAGTACGGTACAACTGAAGGATATACTCCTCTTAGAAAGAAAATAGCAGAAAGAATGGCTAAAGTAGGTGTTAACGTAACTTATGAAAATATTCTTATAACTAGTGGTTCACAACAAGGTCTTGATTTTACAGGAAAGATATTTTTAGATCCTGGTGATGTAGTAATTTGTGAGAGCCCAAGTTATCTTGGAGCAATAAATGCTTTTAAAGCTTATCAGTGTAATTTTGCAGAAGTGCCTACTGATGATGACGGAATGATAATAGAAGAATTAGAGAAGATTTTAGAAAAAACAGAAAGAGCAAAATTTATATATGTAATTCCTGATTTCCAAAATCCATCAGGAAGAACTTGGTCTATAGAAAGAAGAAAGAGACTAATCGAAGTTGCAAATAAATACAATTTACCTATTATAGAAGATAATCCTTATGGTGAGTTAAGATTTGAAGGGGAAAGACCACCAGCAATTAAACATTTTGATACAGAAGGAAGGGTTATATTCTTAGGTACATTTTCTAAGACTTTCTGTCCTGGATTAAGATTAGGTTGGACTTGTGCTGACACTGAAGTTTTGCAAAAATATATTTTAGTTAAGCAAGGTGCAGACCTGCAGACTAGTACTATAGCTCAAAGAGAGTTAAATAAGTTTTTAGAAAAATATGATTTAGACGAGTACATTGATAAGATTAAGGAAGTATATAAGAGAAGAAGAGATTTAATGCTAAATACTATGAAAGAAGAATTCCCTGAAGGAATTAAGTATACTTATCCAGAGGGTGGATTGTTTACTTGGGTTGAATTACCAGAACACATTAATACTAGAGAACTTTTAGAAAAAGCTGTTGAAAAGAATGTTGCATTTGTACCAGGTGGTTCATTCTTCCCTAATGGTGGTCATGAAAATACAATGAGACTTAACTATTCAAATATGGATGAAGAAAGAATAGTAATTGGAATTAAGAGATTAGCAGAAGCAATAAAAGAAATGCTTTAA
- a CDS encoding DUF951 domain-containing protein gives MPMKLNVGDVVQLKKVHPCGGDKWEIMRTGIDFRIKCLECNRQVWLPRKKLEKRIKKIISQVE, from the coding sequence ATGCCTATGAAGCTTAATGTAGGGGATGTTGTACAGTTAAAAAAAGTACATCCTTGTGGAGGAGATAAATGGGAAATTATGAGGACTGGAATAGACTTTAGGATTAAATGTCTTGAATGCAATAGACAGGTTTGGCTCCCAAGGAAAAAACTAGAAAAGAGAATCAAGAAAATTATTAGTCAAGTAGAGTAA
- a CDS encoding DHH family phosphoesterase — MGKGKNIFRFLVPDTKIYLWIIGILIGIIAFYEPVIAGIGVIVLFYLIYYHWRNVHLKKVEWTKYIESLTEDFDTATKHAILNLPIPLVMVEIDGRITWYNPKFMEIIDREDILEIRINDIIPGFNIDDIMNNEKDMVIEATIKDRHYKVLYNIVKKENKNKNKKGYIIMLYWIDVTNFTLLKDKYNDEKINVCLVQVDNYNEVIKSTEETSRPIVIAEIDRRLNIFASRINGLIRKFESDKYLIIFEHKYLRNLEIKKFDILDDIREISVGNKIPVTLSIGVGVNGKNPAQLYEFARAAIDIALGRGGDQAVVKKIDKLEFYGGKSKAVEKRTKVKARIISHALRQLIDQSDRVFIMGHKIADMDSFGASLGIFRAVKNRGKEGYIILSGVNPSIKNIYNKIKQDHPQYLKHIITPEEAVAKADKSSLCIVVDIHRPSYTEAPELLEIVDKVVLIDHHRRGAEFIEEPVLMYLEPYASSTCELVTEILYYMGDKIEIEKFEAEAMLAGIAVDTKHFTFKTGVRTFEAASFLRRAGADTTSVRKLFQDDLYTFILRAEVVKKAEIIDGIIAISTLEEISDDSVLIAAQSADDLLNISGIKASFVLVINDDKIHISGRSLGDINVQLILEKLGGGGHLTAAGTQLDGTDLHYAKERLKEAIREYIKEGEE; from the coding sequence ATGGGAAAGGGGAAAAATATCTTTAGATTTTTAGTACCAGACACTAAAATTTATCTCTGGATAATAGGAATACTTATAGGAATTATAGCTTTTTATGAACCTGTAATTGCAGGTATAGGGGTAATAGTTTTATTTTATTTAATTTATTATCATTGGAGAAATGTTCACTTAAAAAAAGTTGAGTGGACTAAATATATAGAAAGTCTTACAGAAGATTTTGACACTGCTACAAAACATGCGATTTTAAATTTACCAATTCCTTTAGTAATGGTTGAAATAGATGGGAGGATAACTTGGTATAATCCTAAATTCATGGAAATAATCGATAGAGAAGATATACTTGAAATTAGAATAAATGATATAATTCCAGGATTTAATATAGATGATATAATGAATAATGAAAAAGATATGGTAATTGAGGCAACAATTAAAGATAGACATTATAAAGTGTTGTATAATATAGTAAAAAAGGAAAACAAAAATAAAAACAAAAAAGGCTATATAATAATGTTATATTGGATAGATGTAACTAATTTTACTTTATTGAAAGACAAGTATAATGATGAAAAAATTAATGTATGTTTAGTACAGGTTGATAATTACAATGAAGTTATAAAGAGCACGGAAGAAACTTCAAGGCCAATAGTTATTGCAGAAATAGATAGAAGATTAAATATTTTTGCATCAAGAATAAATGGACTTATAAGAAAATTTGAAAGTGACAAATATTTGATAATTTTTGAGCATAAGTATTTACGAAATTTGGAAATAAAGAAATTTGATATACTTGATGATATAAGAGAAATAAGTGTAGGTAATAAAATACCAGTTACTTTAAGTATAGGTGTAGGCGTAAATGGAAAAAATCCTGCTCAGCTCTATGAATTCGCAAGGGCTGCTATAGATATTGCATTAGGAAGAGGTGGAGACCAAGCGGTCGTTAAAAAGATAGACAAACTTGAATTTTATGGAGGTAAAAGTAAAGCGGTTGAGAAAAGGACTAAAGTAAAGGCGAGAATTATTTCTCATGCTTTAAGACAGCTTATAGACCAATCAGATAGAGTATTTATTATGGGCCATAAGATAGCTGACATGGATAGTTTTGGTGCTTCATTAGGTATATTTAGAGCTGTTAAGAACAGAGGTAAAGAAGGATATATTATATTAAGTGGAGTTAATCCTTCGATAAAGAATATTTATAATAAAATAAAACAAGATCATCCTCAATATTTAAAACACATAATTACTCCTGAGGAGGCTGTAGCTAAGGCAGACAAGTCTTCTTTATGTATTGTTGTAGATATTCACAGGCCAAGCTATACAGAAGCTCCAGAATTGTTGGAAATAGTTGATAAGGTGGTTTTGATTGACCATCATAGGAGAGGTGCAGAATTTATAGAAGAGCCTGTGCTTATGTATTTGGAGCCTTATGCTTCATCAACATGTGAATTAGTTACAGAGATACTTTATTACATGGGAGATAAAATAGAGATAGAAAAATTTGAAGCAGAAGCTATGTTGGCTGGTATAGCAGTAGATACTAAACATTTTACTTTTAAAACTGGAGTAAGGACTTTTGAGGCAGCTTCTTTCTTGAGAAGAGCTGGAGCAGATACTACGTCGGTAAGAAAATTATTTCAGGATGATTTGTATACATTCATCTTAAGGGCGGAAGTTGTAAAGAAAGCAGAGATAATAGATGGAATTATAGCTATATCAACATTAGAGGAAATTAGTGATGATTCAGTATTGATTGCTGCACAGTCAGCAGATGATTTATTGAATATTAGTGGGATAAAAGCTTCATTTGTATTAGTGATAAATGATGATAAAATACATATAAGTGGCAGATCATTAGGAGACATTAACGTTCAATTAATTCTTGAAAAATTAGGTGGAGGAGGTCATTTGACAGCGGCTGGCACGCAGTTAGATGGGACTGATTTACATTATGCAAAAGAAAGATTGAAAGAAGCGATAAGAGAATATATTAAGGAAGGTGAAGAGTAA
- a CDS encoding MazG-like family protein, whose translation MGFKDDKIDITKNIKVIEWLKSELLTAVASLFELFVKGIKNSQDALLDALANIILVTYLLGKRLGFSFESIDSKIENKIKLGIIEEHKIEKWYGDLSKLREYLNRSRK comes from the coding sequence ATGGGTTTTAAAGATGATAAGATAGATATTACGAAAAATATAAAAGTTATTGAGTGGCTTAAAAGTGAACTTCTGACAGCTGTAGCATCACTTTTTGAGTTATTTGTTAAAGGGATAAAAAATAGCCAGGACGCTTTATTAGATGCTTTGGCTAATATTATTTTGGTAACATATTTACTTGGAAAGAGATTGGGTTTTAGTTTTGAAAGTATAGATTCTAAAATTGAAAATAAAATTAAATTAGGGATAATAGAAGAACATAAAATAGAAAAGTGGTATGGTGATTTGAGTAAATTAAGAGAATACTTAAATAGATCAAGAAAATAA
- the rpsF gene encoding 30S ribosomal protein S6: MFILVPDLEEEVRNNIIEKFKGIIEQNGTVEKIDEWGVRRLAYEIKHYAEGYYVVINFQGESSVVNELDRISKITEQVIRHMIVKEDE; encoded by the coding sequence ATGTTTATTCTTGTCCCAGATCTAGAGGAGGAAGTTAGAAACAACATAATTGAAAAATTCAAAGGTATCATTGAACAAAATGGTACTGTTGAAAAAATTGATGAGTGGGGCGTAAGAAGACTTGCATATGAAATCAAGCATTACGCTGAAGGATATTATGTTGTTATTAACTTCCAAGGTGAGTCAAGTGTAGTAAACGAGCTTGACAGAATTTCTAAGATAACTGAGCAAGTTATCAGACATATGATTGTAAAGGAAGATGAGTAA
- a CDS encoding single-stranded DNA-binding protein, with protein MNCVLLIGRLTRDPELRFLPENGRAVATFNIAVDRPFTNIKGERETDFFKIVVWGRQAENCANYLGKGRLVGIQGRIQTRSYETPQGEKRYVTEIVADRVQFLDWGDNKSGSESMGMRTEDLIAADGFQPVDDDEIPF; from the coding sequence ATGAATTGTGTTTTATTGATTGGTAGATTAACAAGAGACCCAGAATTGAGGTTTCTACCTGAAAATGGAAGAGCAGTTGCCACCTTTAATATAGCAGTTGATAGACCTTTTACTAATATAAAAGGAGAAAGAGAAACAGATTTCTTTAAAATCGTAGTTTGGGGTAGACAAGCTGAAAATTGTGCTAACTATCTAGGAAAAGGCAGACTTGTAGGAATTCAAGGTCGTATACAAACTAGATCATATGAAACTCCACAAGGAGAAAAAAGATATGTTACAGAAATAGTAGCAGACAGAGTGCAATTCCTAGATTGGGGAGACAATAAATCTGGTAGCGAAAGTATGGGTATGAGGACAGAAGATTTGATAGCAGCAGATGGGTTTCAACCAGTAGACGATGACGAAATTCCATTCTAG
- the rpsR gene encoding 30S ribosomal protein S18, with translation MLEGGTRVARRNRKKRVCSFCVDKVEKIDYKDVNRLKKYMTERGKILPRRITGNCARHQRQLTRAIKRARNIALLPYTVE, from the coding sequence ATTCTAGAAGGAGGGACAAGAGTGGCTAGAAGAAATAGGAAAAAAAGAGTATGTAGTTTCTGTGTTGATAAAGTAGAAAAGATAGACTACAAAGATGTGAATAGACTTAAAAAGTACATGACTGAAAGAGGTAAGATACTTCCAAGAAGAATCACAGGAAACTGCGCAAGACATCAAAGACAATTGACAAGAGCGATAAAGAGAGCAAGAAATATAGCTCTATTACCATATACTGTAGAATAA
- a CDS encoding DUF2089 domain-containing protein gives MKKEVIGRCPVCNNELNVTKLHCDYCNTTIESKFSLCKFCKLNDEQKYFVEVFIKNRGNIKEIEKELGISYPTVRNKLENVIEALGYSPKYTPKIDRKEILAKLSTGEITAEEAVKLLKE, from the coding sequence ATGAAAAAAGAAGTAATCGGAAGATGTCCTGTTTGTAACAATGAACTTAACGTAACAAAACTCCATTGCGATTACTGCAATACAACTATAGAAAGTAAATTTTCCTTGTGTAAATTTTGTAAGTTAAATGATGAACAAAAGTATTTCGTCGAAGTTTTTATTAAGAACAGAGGAAATATTAAAGAAATCGAAAAAGAATTAGGAATATCATACCCGACAGTAAGAAATAAACTTGAAAACGTTATAGAAGCTTTAGGATATAGTCCAAAATATACTCCAAAAATTGATAGAAAAGAAATTCTAGCTAAACTTAGTACAGGAGAAATAACTGCCGAAGAAGCTGTAAAACTGCTAAAGGAATAA
- a CDS encoding YybS family protein, with the protein MNLNDKTKGVAEAGIITALTIILALIGVNIFSIVILLYPVPFIILGFRRDIKYSILSIIVSSFVLGILIDLLTGVFMLLLFGPLSVIFVYLLNKKEKSYKVLIITTVVFFVSILIVILLSGYIFGVSFVEHMELSLNKAFEVQLDMIKNMSLTNYEMSKIKSMMDMIIDYMIAILPAALIIFSGFVAYVNYLVLGAVLRRIGNRNIHVPRFKYFRMPSNAILGILAIFIATWIIKYFKMLYYHTIFLNVMIIVLFILFIQGLAVLVFYLDRRKTNKFIKGIILVLSVMYIPMWLLVSFIGFIDSLINFRKVKVS; encoded by the coding sequence TTGAACTTAAATGATAAAACTAAAGGGGTAGCAGAAGCGGGAATAATTACAGCTTTAACGATTATTTTAGCTTTAATAGGGGTTAATATATTTTCTATAGTAATATTATTATATCCTGTTCCTTTTATAATATTAGGATTTAGGAGAGATATAAAATATAGTATATTATCGATTATAGTGTCAAGTTTTGTATTAGGTATATTGATAGATTTACTTACTGGAGTATTTATGTTGTTGCTATTTGGGCCTTTATCTGTCATTTTTGTTTATTTGCTTAATAAAAAGGAGAAGTCATATAAGGTTTTAATTATTACTACAGTGGTATTTTTTGTTTCAATTTTAATTGTTATATTATTATCAGGATATATATTTGGAGTAAGTTTCGTTGAACATATGGAGCTTTCTCTTAATAAAGCATTTGAAGTTCAGTTAGATATGATAAAAAATATGAGTTTAACTAACTACGAAATGTCAAAAATTAAAAGTATGATGGACATGATTATAGATTATATGATTGCTATATTACCTGCAGCTTTAATTATTTTTTCAGGATTCGTAGCATATGTTAATTATTTAGTATTAGGAGCTGTATTGAGAAGGATTGGCAATAGGAATATCCATGTACCGAGATTTAAATACTTTAGAATGCCTAGTAATGCAATATTAGGTATTTTGGCAATATTTATAGCTACTTGGATTATTAAATATTTTAAAATGCTTTATTATCATACAATATTTCTAAATGTAATGATTATTGTTCTATTTATTCTCTTTATACAAGGATTGGCAGTTCTGGTGTTTTATTTAGACAGAAGAAAAACTAATAAATTTATAAAGGGGATAATATTAGTACTATCAGTGATGTATATTCCTATGTGGCTACTTGTTTCTTTTATTGGCTTTATAGATTCACTTATCAATTTTAGGAAAGTTAAAGTTTCCTGA
- a CDS encoding SHOCT-like domain-containing protein, whose translation MSNFKEEKLQILKMIEEGKITHEEGLELLNAIEEKDKEFNTSNAKWIKIRVYDPYDKTKVNVNIPVALVDVGLKFATKFSPELKNSDLENINLEEIIQIIKSGAQGKIVDVTNERNGEKVEIFVE comes from the coding sequence ATGTCAAATTTTAAAGAAGAAAAATTACAAATCCTTAAAATGATTGAAGAAGGAAAAATAACACATGAAGAAGGATTAGAATTGTTAAACGCAATAGAAGAAAAAGATAAGGAATTCAACACATCTAACGCAAAATGGATAAAAATAAGAGTATATGATCCATATGATAAAACTAAAGTGAATGTAAATATACCTGTAGCTTTAGTTGATGTAGGTCTAAAATTTGCAACAAAATTTTCACCCGAACTTAAAAATTCAGACCTAGAAAACATCAATTTAGAAGAAATTATACAAATAATTAAAAGTGGAGCGCAAGGAAAAATAGTAGATGTAACAAATGAACGAAATGGAGAAAAAGTTGAAATTTTCGTAGAATAA
- a CDS encoding MFS transporter, producing the protein MYKKLVSIFSQYSGLSKSAYVIFFARIITNMGAFIWPLLTLILSRKIGYSASTIAIISLSIGVLYLPATVLGGKLADKYDRKKIIIIFDSLSVVFFISCAFIEPSNLMTVLFVLAGLFANMEGPAFEALIADATKPQEREKVYSLSYLGHNLGFIVGATVGGLLFEKYLSLAFIIDGLTTLSSTILIILFVNVLKTDDLKDDEKNEYENHAGNDVSSFDILKERKSILIQLLVFMLAAFIYDQWSFTLPLYMETIFLDKGAQYFGLLASFNGLIVILFTPVMTRILEKLNELPKIIIGLLLYSLSFLIIRNAVVYWVFFVMMFAFTIGEIINMLGSSPYISRRVPASHRGRINSYRNIGYFIGGIGGRVIMGWLIDTFSYATAFTVLGGIGVVSATIVYLNYKLDKKIFPKLYEGKIASEK; encoded by the coding sequence ATGTATAAAAAATTAGTAAGTATATTTTCGCAATATAGTGGATTATCAAAATCTGCATATGTAATTTTTTTCGCAAGAATAATTACGAATATGGGCGCATTTATCTGGCCCCTACTTACACTTATACTAAGCCGTAAGATAGGTTATTCAGCATCTACAATAGCTATAATATCGTTAAGTATAGGAGTGCTATATTTACCTGCAACTGTATTAGGTGGTAAGTTAGCTGACAAGTATGACCGTAAGAAAATAATTATAATATTTGATTCTTTAAGTGTTGTTTTCTTTATATCTTGTGCATTCATAGAACCAAGTAACCTAATGACAGTATTATTTGTGCTAGCAGGATTATTTGCAAATATGGAAGGTCCTGCTTTTGAAGCATTAATTGCTGATGCTACAAAACCACAAGAAAGAGAAAAAGTATACTCATTATCATATCTTGGACATAACTTAGGTTTTATTGTAGGAGCTACTGTAGGAGGATTACTATTTGAAAAGTATTTAAGTTTAGCATTTATAATTGATGGATTAACAACATTGTCTTCAACTATATTAATTATTTTATTTGTAAATGTTCTGAAAACTGATGATTTAAAAGATGATGAGAAAAATGAATATGAAAACCATGCTGGTAATGATGTTTCATCCTTTGATATTTTAAAAGAACGCAAATCAATATTAATTCAGTTACTTGTTTTTATGCTCGCAGCATTTATATATGATCAATGGTCATTTACATTACCTCTTTATATGGAAACTATATTCTTAGATAAAGGAGCTCAATACTTTGGCTTACTAGCAAGTTTTAATGGACTAATAGTTATTTTATTTACACCAGTAATGACTCGAATATTAGAAAAATTAAATGAGCTGCCAAAGATTATTATTGGATTACTTCTTTATTCATTAAGTTTCTTAATAATTAGAAATGCAGTAGTGTATTGGGTGTTTTTTGTAATGATGTTTGCGTTTACTATAGGAGAAATAATTAATATGTTAGGATCCTCGCCATATATAAGTAGAAGAGTTCCAGCTTCACATCGTGGAAGAATCAATAGTTACCGTAACATTGGATATTTCATAGGTGGAATTGGAGGACGTGTTATTATGGGTTGGTTAATAGATACATTTTCATATGCAACTGCTTTCACAGTCTTAGGAGGAATAGGTGTAGTTAGTGCTACAATAGTTTATTTAAATTATAAACTTGATAAAAAAATATTCCCAAAACTTTATGAAGGAAAAATTGCATCAGAAAAATAA
- a CDS encoding DUF3343 domain-containing protein: MIKKAFCVVTFNSTNHAIQGEKILKDRNIEIKVIPTPREITASCGLSIRFDKKFLEEVISCIQSAALNIKGIYEIMRENGKRIVNKVY, from the coding sequence ATGATTAAAAAAGCATTTTGTGTTGTAACATTTAATTCAACTAATCATGCAATACAGGGAGAAAAGATTTTAAAGGATAGAAATATAGAAATTAAAGTTATACCAACTCCTAGAGAGATAACTGCAAGCTGTGGGTTATCTATTAGGTTTGATAAAAAATTTCTAGAAGAAGTAATATCATGTATTCAAAGTGCGGCACTTAATATAAAAGGAATATATGAAATTATGAGAGAAAACGGTAAAAGAATAGTAAATAAGGTATATTAA
- a CDS encoding ECF transporter S component encodes MENRSITISFLTRTGLMLALALVFQIGFRAFAQPAVGPLVNMVLIMSGALVGTLSGIIVGCLTPLIAFFVGIMPKFPLIPFIMIGNALLVIIFNYIRNKTSKWGDYLGLIGAAFVKFVWLAFSVRYLVKLFMPKVPAKLIVALSLPQLYTALIGGFLAVLIIKMLPKNIFNK; translated from the coding sequence ATGGAAAATAGAAGTATTACAATTTCATTTTTAACAAGGACAGGCTTAATGTTAGCCTTAGCTTTAGTGTTTCAAATAGGTTTTAGAGCTTTTGCTCAACCTGCAGTAGGTCCTTTAGTAAATATGGTACTTATAATGAGTGGTGCACTAGTTGGGACTTTGTCAGGAATTATAGTTGGTTGTTTAACACCTTTAATAGCTTTTTTTGTAGGAATAATGCCTAAATTTCCTTTGATTCCATTTATTATGATAGGAAATGCTTTGTTAGTTATAATTTTTAATTATATTAGAAATAAAACTTCTAAATGGGGAGATTATTTAGGTTTAATAGGAGCTGCTTTTGTTAAATTTGTATGGTTAGCTTTTTCTGTTAGATATTTGGTTAAATTATTTATGCCAAAAGTACCTGCAAAACTTATTGTTGCATTATCTCTTCCTCAATTGTATACGGCACTTATTGGGGGATTTTTAGCTGTATTGATAATAAAAATGTTACCAAAAAATATTTTTAATAAATAG
- a CDS encoding MFS transporter, with amino-acid sequence MKTTKKEWSWILYDWANSAFAIVMLTAILPLFFKDMTSYLGIADSDSTAFWGYANSIGTFLIAILAPFLGTIADYQGFKKRFFIFFFSLGVFFTGIMATVPMGQWKIVIVFYILSLIGFSGANVFYDSFLTDVTDDKRMDKISSMGYAYGYIGSTIPFIIGIAIVFFSRNLGISTTFAYRLSFVITALWWGLFTIPMLKNVKQVYYIERENNSIKNSFKRLMSTLKNIKEYKAIFIFLLAYFFYNDGVGTIIRMASVFGRDVGVAPMDLLVILLVTQFVAFPFALLYGKLSSIYSGKTMILVAVSIYIFICIYAYQIDSTLDFWILAMLVASSQGGIQALSRSYFGKLIPKNNSSEFFGIYNIFGRFSSILGPTLVGIIAQVTGNTRYGVFSVVIFFLIGAFLLLKVPNQVKLKAVNQ; translated from the coding sequence GTGAAAACTACAAAAAAGGAGTGGAGTTGGATTTTATATGATTGGGCTAATTCTGCATTTGCAATAGTTATGCTAACAGCAATTCTACCTTTGTTTTTTAAAGATATGACAAGTTATTTAGGTATTGCAGATTCTGATTCAACGGCATTTTGGGGCTATGCCAACTCAATAGGTACATTTCTCATAGCAATTTTAGCACCATTTTTAGGAACTATTGCTGATTATCAGGGATTTAAAAAGCGATTTTTTATTTTCTTTTTTAGTTTAGGAGTATTTTTTACGGGGATAATGGCAACTGTGCCTATGGGACAATGGAAAATTGTAATAGTATTCTATATACTATCACTAATTGGGTTTTCTGGAGCTAATGTTTTTTATGATAGTTTTTTAACTGATGTAACTGATGATAAAAGAATGGATAAAATTTCATCTATGGGTTATGCTTATGGTTATATAGGAAGCACTATACCTTTTATTATTGGTATAGCTATTGTTTTCTTTAGTCGGAACCTAGGTATTTCTACAACTTTTGCTTATAGACTTTCATTTGTTATTACAGCACTTTGGTGGGGATTATTTACTATTCCTATGTTAAAGAATGTAAAGCAAGTATATTATATTGAACGTGAGAATAACTCCATAAAAAATAGTTTTAAGCGTTTAATGTCGACATTGAAAAATATAAAAGAGTATAAAGCTATATTTATTTTTCTATTAGCTTATTTCTTTTACAATGATGGAGTAGGTACAATCATTAGAATGGCTTCTGTTTTTGGTAGAGATGTTGGTGTAGCTCCTATGGATTTATTAGTTATTTTACTTGTAACTCAGTTTGTAGCTTTTCCATTTGCATTACTTTATGGGAAACTTTCTTCTATTTATTCAGGAAAAACTATGATTTTAGTAGCAGTTTCTATTTATATATTTATATGTATCTATGCTTATCAAATAGATTCTACACTAGATTTTTGGATTTTAGCTATGCTTGTAGCTTCTTCTCAAGGAGGTATTCAAGCACTTAGCCGTTCTTATTTTGGTAAATTAATTCCAAAGAATAATTCAAGTGAGTTTTTTGGTATTTATAATATTTTTGGTAGATTTTCGTCTATTTTAGGCCCTACATTAGTTGGGATTATTGCACAGGTTACAGGCAATACAAGGTATGGAGTTTTTAGTGTTGTTATATTTTTCTTAATAGGTGCATTTTTATTACTGAAAGTGCCCAACCAAGTTAAATTAAAAGCAGTTAATCAATAA
- the yedF gene encoding sulfurtransferase-like selenium metabolism protein YedF produces the protein MKKEVDARGKACPKPVIMTKKALDEIESGVVITIVDNEVAKENVSKLAKSMNYNFKVEKTKDNDFVIHITKGEVVEVESNTCQPNIFKDMTVVFGSDKMGKGSDELGKILMKGFIYTLTESIPYPSTLLFLNSGVKLTTEGSEVIDDLKKLEEQGVEILSCGTCLDFYNLNGKLKVGEVTNMYTIVEKMKNATNTIVL, from the coding sequence ATGAAAAAGGAAGTTGATGCAAGAGGTAAGGCTTGTCCTAAACCTGTAATAATGACTAAAAAAGCATTAGATGAAATAGAATCAGGAGTTGTTATTACTATTGTGGATAATGAAGTTGCTAAAGAGAATGTATCTAAACTTGCTAAGAGTATGAACTACAATTTTAAAGTAGAGAAGACAAAAGATAATGATTTTGTAATTCATATTACTAAGGGAGAAGTTGTAGAAGTTGAAAGCAATACTTGCCAGCCGAATATATTTAAAGATATGACTGTAGTTTTTGGTTCTGATAAAATGGGTAAAGGTTCTGATGAATTAGGAAAAATATTAATGAAGGGATTTATATATACATTGACTGAATCAATTCCATATCCATCGACTTTACTTTTCTTAAATAGTGGGGTAAAATTAACTACTGAAGGGTCAGAAGTAATAGATGATTTAAAGAAATTGGAGGAGCAGGGAGTAGAGATATTATCTTGTGGAACTTGCTTGGATTTTTACAATTTAAATGGTAAGTTAAAGGTAGGAGAAGTCACAAATATGTATACTATAGTGGAAAAAATGAAGAATGCAACAAATACTATAGTATTGTAA